In Corylus avellana chromosome ca8, CavTom2PMs-1.0, the genomic stretch TCCTTTCTGTAATTCAAACTCAATAACAACAAttctatacatatataattaagatCCTTTATAGAAACTAGAAAGCGATATTACACAAATCTTATTTTGCCACGACcctttttatttctctctttcaagTGAAAGACTTGATAAACACCAGCATATAAAACCATGCAAGGTAGGCATAtatgatttatattatatatagttttaagGGCACTTGCGTCTGTTGCCGTGGGTGGTCATGTTGGCGTAGCAGGGGCAGACCTCAAGATTACCGGAAGTGCCTGGAGGAACACAGCTGCAACGGGCACAGCAAGTCCCACACGCCCTCTTGCACAGGTTCGGCCTCGACGATAACTGACACCTGGCAGCACATGCTCCTCCACAGTCTGAAAATACACCAAACCACCACATAGTCGACAACGTTAGCCAACCATATATGGCTCAATGAAACTGCAGtatcatccaattaattaacatattgatggaagaagatgaaagaaagTTCACCTATTTTTTTCGATGAGTTTTTGTCCACCTGCATCCCTCAACAGCATGTCACGTACGGGTTAGAAAGTAATATATAAAACTTTTGTAAAAAACtatgaagagagaagagatagaATTACCAACTGATCAGCTTCAGTGAGATGTACTACCAGAAGAGAAACGAGAAAAAAGGCAATAAACCCCTTGGCGATGGCCATGGCTAATTAAAGACTTGAAGACTTGAAAGTAGAGGGTTTTGTTTGTTCAACGCTAGTTGAAACttgaatgtatatatatgttgtgagTAGAAGTGAGATAAGGGTGCTCCTATTTATAACAATTaagcaaagagagaaaaaagaataaagtggCCGGGGAGGTGGATGCAAGGAACGGGAAAGTGATATCTGGTGATGAAAAGTATTGGGAATCATCTAGAATAGAGAGCCCTCTCTTTTGTCCCGACAGAAAATTCCCTCCTCGAGCAATTTGCTTCAACAGTGGgccttgtttgaggatggtgcGTTCGAAACGTTTCCGATTCTCGTACTCAAACACGACCAATAATTAGAAGAGGGTATGGGGGTATGGATGGGATAATGCATTTGAAAAATTGCCACCTCAGTGACAGGTCAGAAACCTTTCAGTATTGTcacctttcttctttctttctatttggCTACCTAATTCATCGTCTCCTATTGATGAAATGAGAAGAAAGGACCTCCATCCACGATTATTCCATCCATATCGTCAATCCtcgtaataaaataaatattatattcttttttccGTACAATTGTTTCATTCAATTGTGCTGGTTTATTTTCCAATAGACTATGTGTGCGACTGATTTTGCTTTTGAAGGGGCCGAAAACATAGCAGGGGTGGAACTAGCGATCATAGTTAGGAAATgcaaaagtataaaataaaaaaatttggggggcatattctaaatttttttaaatttctatgaAAATTTTTGTGGAAACATGAGGGCTAGCCCTCATGTAGTTCCGCCCCTATAGCAGGTAGGATATCAAACAAATTGAGATTTGGGTGGAATCACTTTTATTAGCTACCGGAGTGATTCTCTAGCATTGCTATCTCCAATTACTTGTTTAAAGTGGTCAAACTACCTCTTTAACTAAAGACTTATTTTGTCACTCTAAGTAGTAGCTTATTGCAGTAATTGAACTATTctaatgattaaaaaaagaagtaattatGATGATGATCAAGCTTCAAGACCATTCATTTTAATTCTCTGTATGAAACTATATATGAATACGTGAANNNNNNNNNNNNNNNNNNNNNNNNNNNNNNNNNNNNNNNNNNNNNNNNNNNNNNNNNNNNNNNNNNNNNNNNNNNNNNNNNNNNNNNNNNNNNNNNNNNNGAACACAGCTGCAACGGGCACAAGAAGTCCCACATGCCCTATTGCACAGGTTCAGCCTAGACGATAACCGACACCTGGCAGCACGTACATGCTGCTCCACAATCTGAAAATATACCATATATAGTACTGACAACGTTAGCCAACTGTATATGACTCAATCAAGAGTAATTCTAGATGatctacttgtgtcctacttgtactaaaaatgatgtggctattaaaatcaccttttgattaaaattcaataatgatcaatcacaagctcaatgataattttaatagtcacatcatttttagtaagACATAAGTAAGCCATCTAGAATTACTCCTCAATCAAACAGTAGTAAACTTATTTAGAGTAAACTGATGGAGGAAGATCAAACTCACCTATTTTTGTCGGGAGAGAATCCTGTGCTACATTATTCTTCACCTGATTAGCTTTAGCGAGATGCATGAGGAGAAGAGAAATGAGAAGAGAAGCCATTAAAGTCTTGGAGATTGCCATTTATAGCTTAAGACTTGAAAACAGCTTGAAACCTCAATGTAGGTTTAGTGCGTACAAGTGTGATAAGGGTGCTCCTACTTAATTATAGCAAGCGTCTGTGTGTGAAagttattaaaagaaaagaaagttttttttttttttttttggatatatatatatatatatatatatatatataacagctGTACGTGACAAGATAATTGTATTATTGGAAAAACAATGGGGGTTGGTTCGaaaactttaaaaaacaaaGGGCGTGTGGATGCATGCATGCCTATGCTTTGAGGTTAACCCCATTGCAATGTTAATGCAAGTTATTGCAACCTTTTGCACTTGAATGAATTAGGTGGATTGGATAGAAATGTGAAATggagtaatattataagtctttcttagagtcatctcaaatgtgatgtgatttttaaaatcaccaatagatcaaaagtcaataaatcacattttaaattttaaaagccacatcacatttgtaATAATTAATTCTAAGAAgactctaaaaagacttataacattacgcTGTATATAAATCATTGATATAAATCATTGATATGGAACAAAATATATGGGCCTATAATGTACGTACCCAGTACCCACATGCATGAATGCACATCGACGTACGCACCTGGAGTTGTATGGTGTGCTGTGGACCTTATCATCTacagatggagaaaattggccGCAGGATCAAATTGGTCAGATGATAAGATCTAGAGGCCATACAATTTGCCGAGTTTAAGAAGCACCAGCTAGCTTGTAGTAATTAAACACAAATTGATCGAACTTAACAAATAATATAAGGAAGTATAAAGTATTATATATTAGTAAATTGTTGTCCTATGCCGAATACACACATGCAAAAAATTCTCAGAAAATCGTTATCCTTTTTATGCAAAATACAATTATCCAAAAAATGGGAATGATAATAGTTTAAATATgcacaattttttaattaaaataagcatTATCATACTCTATTATGTACTAATTCTCACATTTTATAATTAGTTTTAGAAATTGTCTGATCCTTAtgctttattttaaaatgacatTAATTAACGCAAGTGAATAcgctttagaaaataaaaaataaaaaaagaaaagaaaagaagcatcATCTTTTAATTGCCAAATCTGTCCATGAAAACCAAATCTGTCCAGATTATTTTTGCGAAATCACAATTTCAAATGCACCGTTACCTTAAGGACATAATTAAGATCGAATCTCCCccaaagtaaaattttattttgcacaAATATTACaatgatattttcttttaataaaaacccTAGTTAAAAAAATTCTAGCCGAGCCCCACGCTTAATAAAGTCTCTACGtgtaaattttgaaattctatTTCTAAGGAAATTAAACTCTTAATTAAATTGCATCAATCAAATTTAACCCACTTGAGACAAAATCATTCACTCTTTTTTAATTCTTCCAACATTTTCCAAttacaccatatatatatatatatatatatatatatatatacccaattaTATTGTAGGAATCAACGCTTCCATAGAAAGTTTACGACGTCCTTTCCGGCCTATTTCATGCTTACCCAACACATGCTTAAATCCAAGGGTaacaatttatttcattataaaCGCCCTCGTAGAATTTCGACATACATGCATGTTTGAAAGTGAAGAAAAAGTTTCTGACCCAATAATTTCAAAATCCTAGTCTAAGCTTTAGTtgagaaaagaaattaatgtggaaaaaaaaaaaaaattcataacaacTCTTAAAGAACAGCAAAACGCATGGACTGATTTGTGTAAGATCGCATGTCTTTCAATGAAGCTATGCTTCTTGTGTAAATGAAGCTATGATCAAGTTGTAAATGAAGCTATGCTTCTTGTGAATTTCTTTCAATCTTGAGCTATACGTGACGTTAAACGTAGTGTGCACTAACAATGCTGCGCATTGTTTAGCAAAATTTGCTTTAGCACCTTTCCACCTAAGGTGCTAAACTAAATATTAagtcataaaatatttttaaataaaaaaaaaaattgtttttattattattttttaaatatttatccTACGCTAGGCAGACGCGTAGCCAGGACTCCTTATAGAGGCATGGGGGACTACAGGGGCAACAATTGGAATTTACAAACAAACCcatcattttccctttttttctttttctttttttctttcttttgggttttcGATGGTACTCATCTCCATGGTACTGTGTTTTCGACGACCAGTTGTGAATCAGCTCTTCCAAATTTCACCTGTTATTATTTTGACCATTCTATCATTGTAAAAAGAAAGAttggctcctctccatttcaaataaaatgaaggaTCATTCTTTTAATTAAGAGGATGTACTACACAACCGATTAATTATTATAACTTCTAATACAAAATTATCTACAAATTGACGTGATAGTTCATAACAATGTCAATTtgcaaataattttataataaaagttggacccgatcttttattattattattattattattattattattaatattgaTCCATGATGGTGATAGGGGTGGAACCACATAGTggcttatttttttaaaaaaaaattaaaattttgcatatatatatatatattcaataacTAGTAGTAGTACACAATCTTCCAGAAAACCAAACGAAGAGATCAGGGGGAGGGTGGGAGAGTATATACTGTTCAAACTTCATTGTTTGCATAAAACGTAATTGacgggaaaaaagaaaaagaaaaagaaaagataccTCCTTTCTGTAATTCAAACTCAATAACAACAAttctatacatatataattaagatCCTTTATAGAAACTAGAAAGCGATATTACACAAATCTTATTTTGCCACGACcctttttatttctctctttcaagTGAAAGACTTGATAAACACCAGCATATAAAACCATGCAAGGTAGGCATAtatgatttatattatatatagttttaagGGCACTTGCGTCTGTTGCCGTGGGTGGTCATGTTGGCGTAGCAGGGGCAGACCTCAAGATTACCGGAAGTGCCTGGAGGAACACAGCTGCAACGGGCACAGCAAGTCCCACACGCCCTCTTGCACAGGTTCGGCCTCGACGATAACTGACACCTGGCAGCACATGCTCCTCCACAGTCTGAAAATACACCAAACCACCACATAGTCGACAACGTTAGCCAACCATATATGGCTCAATGAAACTGCAGtatcatccaattaattaacatattgatggaagaagatgaaagaaagTTCACCTATTTTTTTCGATGAGTTTTTGTCCACCTGCATCCCTCAACAGCATGTCACGTACGGGTTAGAAAGTAATATATAAAACTTTTGTAAAAAACtatgaagagagaagagatagaATTACCAACTGATCAGCTTCAGTGAGATGTACTACCAGAAGAGAAACGAGAAAAAAGGCAATAAACCCCTTGGCGATGGCCATGGCTAATTAAAGACTTGAAGACTTGAAAGTAGAGGGTTTTGTTTGTTCAACGCTAGTTGAAACttgaatgtatatatatgttgtgagTAGAAGTGAGATAAGGGTGCTCCTATTTATAGCAATTaagcaaagagagaaaaaagaataaagtggCCGGGGAGGTGGATGCAAGGAACGGGAAAGTGATATCTGGTGATGAAAAGTATTGGGAATCATCTAGAATAGAGAGCCCAAGTATTGGGAATCATCTAGAATAGAGAGCCCTCTCTTTTGTCCCGACAGAAAATTCCCTCCTCGAGCAATTTGCTTCAACAGTGGgccttgtttgaggatggtgcGTTCGAAACGTTTCCGATTCTCGTACTCAAACACGACCAATAATTAGAAGAGGGTATGGGGGTATGGATGGGATAATGCATTTGAAAAATTGTCACCTCAGTGACAGGTCAGAAACCTTTCAGTATTGTcacctttcttctttctttcattttggcTACCTAATTCATCGTCTCCTATTGATGAAATGAGAAGAAAAGGACCTCCATCCACGATTATTCCATCCATCGTCAATCCtcgtaataaaataaatattatattttttccgtACAATTGTTTCATTCGTTTGTGCTGGTTTATTTTCCAATACACTATGTGTGCgactgatttttcttttgaaagggCCGAAAACATAGCAGGGGCGGAACTAGCGATCATAGTTAGGAAAGgcaaaagtataaaataaaaaaatttggggggcatattctaattttaaaaaaaaatttaagaaaatttttgaaaatttttgtggAAACATGAGGGCTAGCCCCCATGTAATTCCGCCCATGATAGCAGGCATGATATCAAACAAATTGAGATTTGGGTGAAATAACTCTTATTAGCTACCGGAGTGATTCTCCAGCGGTGCTATCTCCAATTACTTGTTTAAAGTGGTCAAACTACCTCTTTTACTGCAGTAATTGAACCATTctaatgattaaaaaaagaagtaattatGATGATGATCAAGCTTCAAGACCATTCATTTTAATTCTCTGTATGAAACTATATATGAATACGTGAAATGACCCAAATTGTTGGAGATTTGAAATCAAATAGGTGATATGCATGCCAAGTACCGTGGGGACTAGGCTATCTGAATCTGACAAACGCATTGTCCACACGTGCACTTAATGAAATTATGTCGGTTTATGAGCGTCACAAAGTTTGGACAAGAAGTGGGATGGGGGTGGGTTTGTTGAGAGTTTCAGGGAAAACGACGGCGATGTGGTCGTAGAAAGAAGCCTTACACAAACTCACTTGACAGCTATACAAAGTCGCGCCACAGCTGTTGAAGCGAATCAATTCCGGTCCCCCTCTCTAGCCATGCCCTGATGCCCATGTCACCACAGACAAAGAAAAAGTATACGTCAATCATAGGTGTTTGTGAATAACGTGATGTATTATAttgaaaaacaataattaatcaattctatttttattttttaaaattttttttcatgctTTGGTTTGACAAacatcaaacttttttttaaaaaaattaacctagGGAACTTGACCCTCAATTTGATTTGTGGTATGAtcaatgaatttaattatcCTTACACAAAATATACTtgattattaatattatatagtGCTTAACAACATATATAGCTGGAGGATCATGATTATCTCCATcttaaaataaagataattcaTTTTATGATTGATGATACCATTAATTTACCAGAGATTCCCTCGAACTTAGGAAAGTTCATTTCCCTTTAGATTGAGATGTACGTGTTCAATAGGGCATTCCTCCTCCAAGGAATTCCCCTTTTAAGTTGAACCAACAATTATCTACTCAATAGATACGTTGCAAGGGAAATACCCATAAACGATAGAACTATTATGACAATTGTACCAAGGGAAATGCTTGCAAGCCGCCACCCATGTCACAAACTCACGATGACAGGTATTGAGGATGTCGGCTATCCATGAGATGCAATGCATGAATTACTATATATCCCAATCTAAAGGTATCATGTGGCCCAGAGTCTTGTATCCCCTTCCCTATACATAGAAGTCCATTGTACGTAGTAGTAGTAGTAACCGATTTGAACCCTTACTATCCTTATAGcttcttattcttcttaaaACTCGTCTCTAACCTAAGTATTGAAGTATTGCCTGTCAGTACCTCTAATGAATCACCTTTacttattttctgttttgagCAAATTTTTTTATCTGGACTACCGACATCCAGTCAATTgtacaaataatataaaaatcgTGTTTGCACAAGGAGggaggagggggattcgaactagtgactccgtttcattaagcgtgatcctagccgattgagctaccttttggaGACAAAAATCGTGTTCCTCAATTAATCTAGGAGCTCTAATTacaactaaaaagaaaaaaagaaattgacaaCTTGATAATTATCTAGTCATTTTTCTTGCACTTATTATTGATCGATTCCGATGGCACATACTACCAACTACAATTAAACGAACTCATAGTAATCAAACAAACCAAGCAAATTGGTGGAGGACGTTCCACCAGCCAAATTAATGAAGTTTGACCGACATGCTACATTTGTAATACGGCGTTGTAGGATCGAAATCATTCCAGCCTGGCATCACTAATCATTATCCAAATTAA encodes the following:
- the LOC132190121 gene encoding snakin-2-like isoform X2 — its product is MAISKTLMASLLISLLLMHLAKANQVKNNVAQDSLPTKIDCGGACAARCQLSSRPNLCKRACGTCCARCSCVPPGTSGNLEVCPCYANMTTHGNRRKCP
- the LOC132190121 gene encoding snakin-2-like isoform X1; its protein translation is MAIAKGFIAFFLVSLLVVHLTEADQLVDKNSSKKIDCGGACAARCQLSSRPNLCKRACGTCCARCSCVPPGTSGNLEVCPCYANMTTHGNRRKCP